A single region of the Coregonus clupeaformis isolate EN_2021a chromosome 16, ASM2061545v1, whole genome shotgun sequence genome encodes:
- the LOC121584016 gene encoding uncharacterized protein LOC121584016 — protein sequence MDLLALIYGYPAGLSSLVLFVSNVGVINHTVFSSNNLASVTRLTINNAGITCIASRALRFFNNLKTLSLDLNNISHLSSAWFSQPAILQNLTLIQNHIEVVEDSMLSSFRGLTGLTSLNLARNRIQTISPGCFSALNSLAYLDLSGNRLTRVSPQDLLPLSPSTQIRLDGNPWNCSCGVEDFVVFLRGLQNASLLEREMEVICTSPAALRGQPVWNVSECVKPNPQPQEDTHIRPPAMSITVSTLIAVIVVLCILICVVCALAVVWRRKRETKQVKPSLETKEEEAAKQPDSSTTTLHKQVDSAMSKWDPELATRTYRSGVRAKSADAVLSTSQFCRAERELHRVVLETERELHRMGSARESPLEDMRNSEEENSKEPGGNESQGVDRNLTGKDDLTSEVSQENDRDERDADGTVNLQDGGQNIICVSQDSETIPYLTIGADPAKPKPECHKGLSPQKVMTRISTWPPTSAQWQIHFAIQREGLCVFPEHDPGQEVEGETENQSPDPGETENQSPDQEVEQIQSPNPGETENQSPDPEQEFKDDTDNLSADVSVSVLESSPSTIALESSPPEGDMGEDNAEENCSTPPDFVTSSPEYDPVSLDDAEPEPLIEASETLSDLVDTTLSLSRNVLTQTETKHGQENPEELDNKPAHVINRAIESEGKSNRKGAPKRAQRAGRSRESTECSGAPPSGVSPSDDNLLLDNEYTYIDLLHEVVQNQGRWTRERWKQTHLNKAASKRSKHQGQGH from the exons ATGGATCTGTTGGCTCTTATCTATG GTTACCCTGCTGGCCTGTCCTCTCTGGTGCTCTTTGTGAGTAACGTTGGAGTAATCAACCATACTGTGTTCAGTAGTAACAACCTGGCCTCAGTCACCCGCCTCACAATCAACAACGCTGGTATTACCTGCATCGCATCCAGAGCTCTCCGGTTCTTCAACAACCTCAAGACCCTCagcctggacctcaacaacatcTCCCATCTCAGCTCAGCCTGGTTCAGCCAACCAGCCATCCTCCAAAACCTCACCCTAATTCAGAACCATATTGAAGTTGTAGAGGACTCCATGCTTA GTAGTTTCAGAGGACTCACTGGCCTAACTAGCCTAAACTTGGCCAGGAATAGGATCCAGACCATCAGTCCTGGCTGTTTTAGCGCCCTGAACAGCCTGGCCTACTTGGATCTGTCTGGTAACAGACTGACCAGGGTTAGCCCCCAGGACCTgctcccactctccccctccacacAGATCAGGCTGGATGGCAACCCCTGGAACTGCTCCTGTGGAGTGGAGGACTTTGTCGTCTTCCTAAGAG GTCTGCAGAATGCATCTctgctggagagagagatggaggtgatTTGTACCAGCCCTGCAGCCCTGAGAGGCCAGCCTGTGTGGAACGTATCTGAGTGTGTGAAACCTAACCCACAGCCACAGGAGGATACTCACATACGGCCCCCAGCCATGTCCATCACGGTCTCCACACTCATAGCAGTGATAG TGGTGCTGTGTATCCTGATCTGTGTGGTCTGTGCCCTGGCTGTAGTCTGGAGGAGGAAACGTGAGACCAAACAGGTGAAGCCCAGTCTGGAGACAAAAGAGGAGGAGGCCGCAAAGCAGCCAGACAGTTCAACCACCACCCTCCACAAACAGGTGGATTCTGCAATGTCTAAATGGGATCCAGAGCTTGCTACGAGGACTTACAGATCTGGAGTCAGAGCCAAGTCTGCTGATGCGGTCCTCTCCACATCCCAGTTctgtagagcagagagagaactaCACAGGGTGGTGCTGGAGACTGAGAGAGAACTACACAGGATGGGGAGTGCGAGAGAGAGCCCGTTAGAAGATATGAGGAACTCAGAGGAAGAGAACAGCAAAGAGCCAGGAGGTAATGAGTCCCAGGGGGTAGATAGAAACCTGACAGGAAAAGATGATCTTACCAGTGAAGTGAGTCAGGAAAatgacagagatgagagagatgctGACGGAACTGTGAATCTGCAAGATGGCGGCCAAAACATAATCTGTGTATCCCAGGATTCGGAGACCATACCGTACCTGACCATCGGTGCTGACCCGGCCAAACCAAAACCTGAATGCCACAAAGGTCTAAGTCCACAGAAAGTCATGACAAGGATTTCCACGTGGCCCCCCACCTCAGCTCAGTGGCAGATCCACTTTGCCATACAGAGAGAGGGGCTCTGTGTCTTCCCTGAGCATGACCCTGgccaagaggtcgaaggagaaaCAGAGAACCAATCACCTGAccctggtgaaacagagaaccAATCACCTGACCAAGAGGTCGAACAGATCCAATCACCCAAccctggtgaaacagagaaccAATCACCTGACCCTGAGCAAGAGTTTAAAGATGACACAGATAATCTTTCAGCtgatgtttctgtcagtgttctgGAATCTTCCCCTTCAACCATTGCTCTGGAGTCTTCACCCCCAGAAGGGGACATGGGTGAGGACAATGCTGAGGAGAACTGCAGCACGCCACCAGACTTTGTGACATCCTCTCCAGAGTATGATCCAGTCTCACTGGATGATGCTGAACCAGAACCTCTCATTGAGGCAAGTGAGACCCTGTCAGACCTGGTCGacactaccctgtccctgtctcgTAATGTCCTGACCCAGACTGAGACCAAACATGGTCAAGAAAATCCTGAAGAATTGGATAACAAACCTGCACACGTTATAAACAGGGCTATAGAGAGTGAAGGTAAATCAAACAGAAAGGGGGCGCCAAAGAGAGCACAGAGAGCGGGCAGGAGCAGAGAGAGTACAGAGTGTAGTGGAGCTCCCCCTAGTGGTGTCTCCCCCAGTGATGACAACCTTCTACTGGATAATGAATACACCTATATTGACCTGCTGCACGAGGTGGTTCAGAACCAGGGCCGATGGACCAGAGAGAGGTGGAAACAGACTCACCTCAACAAAGCAGCAAGCAAGAGAAGCAAGCACCAGGGACAGGGACATTAA